TCAAAACTCAACACCAAAACTcacttttagcaaaaaaaaaaaaaaacaccaaaactcACTCTTGGTACTTTCACATTTGGGAAATtgtcaaaaatatcattttcaaagtaccactttttatgtttacactaatcacttttatcctcatctttaatgaaagataaaagacatttataaccttttgattacctctaacaaaaaaaaacataactaatctaaacttaaaacatcaactctaaaccttaaatcatcaactctaaaccctaaaccatgaaacatcaactctaaaccctaaaccccgaaacatcaactataaatcctaaatcctaaaccctaaaacatcaactctaaaccctaaacgtaaaccctaaaccctaaatctaaacttaaaacatcaactttaaaccctaaatcatcaactctaaaccctaaaccattaaacatcaactctaaactttaaaccctgaaacatcaactctaaaccctaaaccctaaaccttcaaatcaaaaccctaaaacatcaactctaaaccctaaacgtaaaccctaaaccctaaaccttacatttttatgaaattcgaaccctaaaccctaaaccatcaaatctaaaccctaaaacatcaactctaaaccctaaacataaaccttaaaccctaaatcttcaaatctaaaccgtAAAACATcatagggttttagggtttagggtttaggatttagggtttagagttgaaggtttagggtttagggtttagggtttagagttgatgttttagggtttagggttaattttttagggtttagggtttagagtttactttttagggtttagggtttagtgttgatagtttagggtttagtgttgatggtttagggtttagggtttagagttgatgttttagggttaagagttgaaggtttagggtttagggtttagagttgatgtttcggggtttagagtttagagttgatgttttagggtttagggtttatttaaaaaaaaatagggtttaggattgatggtttagagtttagggttgagttttacggtttagagtttgaatttcgaaatagtataattccgaaaaaaattaaaaaaattattttttattcttttagatatttatttatttaaatatttatttattatatatataaagaacatgggcataagagtcttttgccgtTTAATGaagaatttatttttgaaaatatccttTCAGTGGTGGTATAAATGAAAAATGgtagcatgaaagtggtaaacatgtaatttctccGAACACTTAAAGAAGACAATCGAGTAAAATGAAACCTTGGCGCAATACTATACTATATTTTTGTTGGCATGTGAAATTTGAAAGACATCTTAGTAGAtttgtttacttttttgttcttttgcaAATTTCTATTTATTCgtgaaacttcatatttttaaattatatgatttattgttcactaaattattatttgctaatattttcacataattcaagttatattatgtattttcattaaattttaattgtattATTTGTTATATGCTTACATTTTGTTCtcaatttgaaaatataatatgtattaatctttagatatatttttctattttttgttattttttcaaGTTTGAGCTTTATGACCAGAACAATtatatttcttgttttttttgtcagcttGCTCTTTTTTGTCAGCCAATTATATTTcctgttagattttttttatattttcatttgtgTGATTTTGAAGAAACGTGAGAACCATTCTCTTACACAGTGTTAATGTAAAGATATGTAGAAATTAATTATTAGttgttaactaatttttttaccaacttatattatttatttttacaaaagttGTAttctttgttatattttattattttattattttttttaaactgatttttgtttaaatctttttcagttatatattaattttgtttattctgttttattattttatttttaatttctctGGACTTTAGATTGGTGACAGAAAAGTAAGATAAATTTCTATGAattaattctttttgttttgtttaatgaaaataaaataaaaattatatcgtAAGTTGATTTCCCTCTTTTTaagtttctatttatttttgaaagttaTGTCATTTGGAttgtatttttcattaaatcgtTAGTTCATGCTTAAATTTTTCATGTGGATCAATAGACTAATTGATGTTAATTTTTTGTTGAACTGATattataatactaattataaagtttttatgGATTATTAAATGTTTTGTTAACAGATTTGATCTAAatatcaagaaaatgaaaaatatgagaaaatttattaattttaaaatatttatgacatGTGTAAAAATTTAGCATAGTCTTTGTTGAGTTGGCtctctaaaaagaaaaaaacaaacaattttattataatagatagatagatattattattattttttaaaccaaAGAAAGATAACCAACACATGTAAGAACCAAGTACATGAAAGGGAAAATgtctaaaagaaaaatatgaatcATGCCTCTGAGTTTTTGGCCGTGTTTCTGGCCTAAACACACCTTTGGGATAAATTTATTTGGTCGGGGATTGTGGATATCATCACGACAAATTGGACATGAATGTTTGCGACGTAGCCACGTGAGAATACAATCCCTATGATAACAATGGTCGCAGCAACGCAACTTTGTGATGATGGTGCTTGTACTCTGACCAAACTCTAGTAGACAGATTGGACAATCTGGTTTTGTTGGTATTCTTTGACCTTCAGAGTCGTAATCATTAAAGTCAACAACATCATTGATATATGTTTCTTCGACTGCTTCAACCAAGAAACCATGACTTGTTTTGCCTAGTTCAATGGCTTCTTTACAGATTTTAGGAAGGATGAGCACCTGAATCCAGTTGTCTATGATTGTCTTAGACAAGGCGTTACACACATAATCGCTGCAAAATTCTTTTCCAGCAAGAAGAAAACAAGGTGGGATCTCGAATACGATTGCCGGCTGATGAAGGTAGGTTTTTTGAGACATCAGATTTTCACAACGAATGCTATTAATCCTCACAAAACACCGTTCAACTTGTCGAATCAGAATCGAGAATGATCCTGAAATTTGGAAGTCAACGGCGGCATGCATCTTTGAGTCATAGTTTACAGTCTGTGTCGTTGGAATGATGTCGTCCAAAGCTTTGATACATTTCTTTTAGTTTGTTTCTTTGTTGTGTTCCTCTAATAAATAgattgtttaatatttattgaGAAGCAAGAGAttagataaaaagaaaaatgactGGGAATGATAAGGCTTTCTCTCTCATTCTTTCCTAGAGAGAGATTTCTCTCTCAGTTCCTCTTCCTCTTATGAGGTTAGAGATAGTTTTGAGAGTGTGAGGGATCGCGTTTGTAGAGGTCCAGAGATTCCGGGATGAGGAGGCTTTCATAGATCGTCATCGTCGGTGTTTGACTCCGGGGAGTGGAGGTTTATTCAACCTCGCGCCGCCGGCTTTGGTGGTTCGCCCCTTTTCTCTGTTGGGTGTGACACAACGGGTGGTGAAAAAAGGAAGTGAAGTTGAGGAAGGCAATCGCTGGAAGAGGCGATGGTGTTGAAGGGGTATGCGTTTTATACGCATGATCATGACATGATCCGGTGTGTGTCGGagagatgaagctgatgaaACCCGATACCTTTAATACAGTTGTTAGAGGTGGGTTTCATCggaaaatggtggagaatagaGTTTCTCCGATTTGGCTCTGGAATTGACGCTTGAATGATTCGATAATCGCCGATATTTTCTTTGCTGGTGGTCATCTTTGGCGTTGAAGGCTTGTAGTCGTCTGGTGTGTTTTCCGGCGATACGAGGTCTCTGGCCGTGTCTCCGGCGATGAATTGAAGCGGTGCCGTTCAGGCGGCGAGGAAAGAAGTGGTGGATGGGTGGCGCGTGTCCCTGCGTTTGGGCTTTCTTCGGCACGTGGCGTTCATGCTTCATGAGGTGTCCGGACGCGTGTGTCGCGTTGACGGTGATTCTCAACGCGTGGACGATCACGTATGTTTTGGTTGACGCGCGTTTACGTTTGTGGGTCGATTGAGCTTTAGGccatttgtttctgttttgttatgTCCATCTTGTGGGCTTTTAGTGGTTTTTCTGTGTTTTGGGCTTCGGCCCAGCACTTTAATaaaagatggaaaaaaaaaaaaaaaaaaaaaaatgactggGAAAACAAAAGAACGCGTTTTCTTtttggaaaaaagaagaaattaacaaataaaaaaaggaagattTCTTGTCTTGACTTTGACctctgttgacaaaaaaaagactgACCTCTATGATTTGAGTGATTTCTTGGCTTGACTTTGACCTGTAATagataagttgtttaaaaaattgatcaaactgaaccgaaatatatcaaaataaaaatcttgGAACAATCTTATATACAAAAAGGAAATCTCTTTTGAGTGTTCATTGTGTTTAAAGTTAAGGATGGACTTAGGGCCTGAGATTCTTTAGACGACACTGTTCCCAGTTAAGAAGCTACATGACTAAAGTACAAGAatgttgtaagaaaaaaaaaagaatttacttgagaaaaaaagataaaaaaaacccTCACCGACATAAGCAACCGCTTAGGGCCTACACAAACTTGAAGACATCTTCGGCCATCACAAGCACCACAACCATAAGAACATTCATTATTGTGTTTAGGGCCTCTATATTTGTTGGGACAGCGGCTGCTTCCAAACGGCAACAATGGCTCTTCTTCTGGAATCTTCTCTGCCTTTTTCTGCGTCAAAACGATGCCGTTTGTAGCTCATTGGATGTACAAATCGGGGTGGATATTTAGGTACTTATTCGAATTTAGTTTAGATCTATTTGAGTTTTGGATTTTCAAGGTTAAAAACTTCAACTTCATTCGGATATTTATGTTTCGGTTCGAGTTTGGCTCAGATCTTTGCGAGTTCGGTTCATGTTTGATAACccgataaaattatttttaaaattttaaaattcatatatattttaattttctcaaaatattaaataatatctaACATATAAATCTGAGTAATGTATGCCAAAATAcctaaatttaacataaatttgGTTTAACTTGAATATTTGGATGGAGAatcgatatatatttttaatattttaaatttttaagtattgtttaactattttagatattttaagtatttgtatatattttcaaaaaatttggacaactttaaaatatcttatacattttggatatttttttggatattaaCTCTAAAATTTGCTAATATATTCAATTATAAAAGTTTGATTCAGATATATTTGGATATCTGTAACATTTTGGTTCGGATCGGATGGTTCTTTAGATACTCTAATTTTCATTCGAAACAAATATTTAATCCATTTCATTggtattatttttttggattgGATTCGGTTTTTCGGATATTTTGCCGAGCCCTAGATGTACTTGCGTTCAGTCACAGCCTTTGCGTTACTACAATCATGTCAAAATACAAAATCAACAAAAGAAGTAAAATCCATAAAGAAGCAAAACTCAAAACGTGGATGTTTTAAGCACAAGCAAAGTTCTCTGAAAGTGCGCTCATGGAGTCTGCTTTGTTGCAGCTAGAATCTGCATTTCTGTGCGCAGAAAACTCCAGAGAAGTGGAAAAATTCATAGAAGAAACAAGAAAGGAGGGCAAAAAGCACCCTTCTCATCTCAGTTCAAAAGATACATACATAGATACATATATAGAGACagaagttttgagtagttttccAATGTGTGTATCTACACTACAACATGAttttgtctctctttctctctgtacTCGTCTTCCTCATTGTGTTTCTTCAGAAAGATGCAGCCAAGAGAGCATTTGGGCCTTCTCCACACCTCCGATGAACATCCTTCATCCTATCCGCTGATCTACAAATTCCACTGCAGCTCCAATCAAACGAGGCAACACACATGTTCCCCGCCTGTGCCTTCCACTCACAATCTGCAGTGCCTCATTGATCAAACTTCCatacttgaaaaaaaaataatggaaccTGGATTCATTCTTTTTACCTGTTGTACCACAACATAGCCTACGGTCATCTACATGCTCCACATCCAATCCAAGAAACCATGATCCTAGAGAGACATCTTCATTCACATACTTATGAAGCACGTTTCTGTATACACAGTTTGTCATTGGTTAACACACAATCAACGTATGAGTGTATGCCTGTGGGAAAGAACTCACTGGTTTATTGATATGTAAGAAGCCAGTTCCCTGGAAATTGCGTAGAGCTGACCCGTGGCATGGCGGAAGTACTTGTTACCCTCTTCTCCAAATTTCCAGTACTCCGGTTCATGATATCTCACTCCTCTAACAATGCAAATGAGAAATGAATGTGGAACAAAACATTGGTAATGAGAAAATAAGTAGGTGAAAACTGAAAAGCTTACTTCTGAGCAAGAACGGGTCCGGACTTCATGCAGCCAATGTAGACTCGAGGCTTCATCCGGTATCTTGCTAACTCTGCTCCGAGAGTGGCTGCAGAGGGTATCCGTAAACAGAAGTGAGCAAACCTTGAGATGTCAAGAAACATAACAATTGAGATAACTCTCACCTATATTAACATGCACATCATCATCGACTTTCACGTAGAAATCTGCATCCCACAATGCATAAGCCGTGGTAAAGTAAGATTTAGTCTTTGCTGACAGCTCCAGGTACCCTTCAACGTGATCCTGCTCAAAATAAACATAAgaatttagaaaacaaaaagctACGAACATAAAAAAAACGTAGCAAAGACTCCTTTACCAGTCTCAAGAAGTCTCCATGTTTACTTTCTTCAGCCTGAATCGCTCTATCAAGGATTCCACCAGGAGTGGCACTGCTCATGAAAGACATTATTAGTACAGTTATATACAGGAAGCAACAACTAAGGTACAAGCTTTACCTATGGCCTATTACAAACCGCATCACAATCCCTTTCTCTTCCTCAAGCTTCTTTCTATTCTCACCTACAAGAAGATCACATGTTCAGTCCCAAAACCAATATACATAAAGGCTGAAACAGTGAGCTTAGATCAACGTACCGGGAGGCATCCAGGTAGCACGGACTGAGTCCCTGCGCTTTCTGCTGCTAAACGCAGTGTTTACCCCAACGACCATCAGATACTTTCTTCTGGTGGCGGTTTCAGGGAGTTTGAAATCATCAGACACTGGTGAGCCATTCATGATTGATTCTTGCGCAGCTCTTGCAGCTGCTAACTCCATTTCAAGAGTCGAAATTGTTTTGTCCAGCGTTCTGAGTAACACCATTTTCAAGCGGCTCAAATACAAAACCACAATTTGAGTTGAAAAGAACCAATGAAAGTGATTGTCTTTCACTTACTGGATTGCATCTGGACTCTTGTAAGCTTCTCCAAGGCTGTCTTTTGATTCAAGCTTCAAACTTTTCTGAATAGACATGAAGGATGGCTATGAATCAAGAAAACCCTTCTAGGGGTTCATGACACAACCAAACTCAACTAAATTAGAAAGCTTACTTTAGAAGAATCACAGTCATCTGATACTAAATGCAACCGTTCATCTGAAGCTTCCCTTGATACAACATTGGCTTCAGGCTCTGGCCACATTCTATTAAAAACACACAGAGTCTGATTAGTGGAACAACTGCTTGTAATGATTGATTATTGTTCTTCAACGGAACAACAGATGGATCTCAAGCATTATGTCTATGAGAGAATATACTTTTCTGTCGGTAAAATGCATCACAGCCTTTTGTACTATTAATGTCTTTTAACTTTACCAAATAGAGAGTACAAAGAAGGAAACTAGAATCATTGTaactttattattcaaacagggaaacaaaacaaaacaaaacagaagagTTACTAATATTGGTGAGTTAATTACAGAGCATTGCTCTGTTACTACCTGTCGGAGAAGAGAGTTCCCGCGCAGAAGAATCCGATACAGAGGAAGAAAGTCCATTTCTTTGAAACAAAACTCTTTGAAGCAGACAGCTCTAATCCTCTATGATGATGCTTCATCGACATCTTTGTGTGTGTCTTCTAAGCAAACCCCCCAGAAAGAATCTCCTTAAAGAAGTACTAAACCAGAGACGACCATCTCACGACACGACTCGGTCCGAGTCAACCACAAGCCTCAAGATTTCAGATCCAGTAGATCTCGAGCCTTTTGTCTCCTCGGGAGACAGAGATAAGAAAAGACTAGACTTTTGATGTTTTGATTGATCCTATGAAAAGAGATTGGAGACGAATGTAGAGAAAGAGattagtgagagagagagagaagacgacAAGCAAAGACGTGGCTTTTGTTCTTGACGCCCGAAGATTAATTGAATCAAATTCATATTACTGTCAACCTTTTTATGTGTCGGGATGGTTTAATTATTCATAATTATTAGCTTTTTCAGTTAAGCTTTCACTTTAATAATATCAAGTAGATTGGATATGGCATAAAACAAATGAAGCTACCGACATGACCAGCCGACGAAATAAATCGGGAAAGTAATCTATATTGACCCAGTTGGAAATTTTGTATTCTCAATACCCTACTTCTTTTCTAACTACCCTACCATATTTCTCTTCTCTTTATTACCCTCagctattatattattatttatttcttgctGACCTCACACCTTACTTTCTAATTTTGAAATactttctaattttaaaaatagaaagcgGACCCCTCATCCTCCCACATAAAGTCCATAATTAATGGACACCCCACACTCCATCTACCTCTCTCCTTTCCACAGGTGTCCatctgttcttttttttcagaTCCTGCTCCCTTTTTTCCAACCACCTGCGAATTCTTCTTCCCCTTCAAGCTCCATTGGCGTTTTTTGGAGGTTATTTTGACGAAAATTGGTACGATTTTTTCATGAAATTTTCATACTAATATACTACTTATGTTCTATGTGTTATGGgtaacgaaaaaaataaaaacttagcTCTAAAAATCGTAAaagttttcaaagaaaaatgaaaataaaatttgaagaagGTTCTCTTCTTTTAACACGATTCTTTTAACACGAGTTTGATaggaaaaaacataaaaatggtgTTAGACGATAATGTGAGTTTTGTAACATGTTATTTGTTGATTAAACATACTTAAACCGATGAAAGATTAAAGTTTTAGGTATATTGGTATGAAAATGATGTTTTTTTAGgactattttgtatatttctacttatttttcactgttttaaaccaaaataatacATTACAATATTGGTAGACGATATTGTGGGTTGTATAATATCCCCTGGGTTAGTTAAGAGGGTTAAatcaacaaaaatgaaaatttatagaaaatactGGAATTACTAGTACTACTAAGCTACAATCTGT
The window above is part of the Brassica napus cultivar Da-Ae chromosome C8, Da-Ae, whole genome shotgun sequence genome. Proteins encoded here:
- the LOC125591472 gene encoding probable beta-1,3-galactosyltransferase 4, with protein sequence MSMKHHHRGLELSASKSFVSKKWTFFLCIGFFCAGTLFSDRMWPEPEANVVSREASDERLHLVSDDCDSSKKSLKLESKDSLGEAYKSPDAIQTLDKTISTLEMELAAARAAQESIMNGSPVSDDFKLPETATRRKYLMVVGVNTAFSSRKRRDSVRATWMPPGENRKKLEEEKGIVMRFVIGHSATPGGILDRAIQAEESKHGDFLRLDHVEGYLELSAKTKSYFTTAYALWDADFYVKVDDDVHVNIATLGAELARYRMKPRVYIGCMKSGPVLAQKGVRYHEPEYWKFGEEGNKYFRHATGQLYAISRELASYISINQNVLHKYVNEDVSLGSWFLGLDVEHVDDRRLCCGTTDCEWKAQAGNMCVASFDWSCSGICRSADRMKDVHRRCGEGPNALLAASF